The Acidimicrobiales bacterium genome has a segment encoding these proteins:
- the rpsI gene encoding 30S ribosomal protein S9, with the protein MPKPLIQSTGRRKRAVARVRIRAGAGVITVNKRPIADYFPSATHQMLITEPLRVTNTADVYDIDVTMDGGGVSGQAGALRLGIARALVELDPEQRTALKRAGFLTRDAREKESKKYGLKKARKAPQYSKR; encoded by the coding sequence ATGCCCAAGCCGCTCATCCAGTCCACCGGCCGTCGCAAGCGTGCCGTCGCCCGTGTCCGCATCCGGGCAGGCGCCGGCGTGATCACCGTGAACAAGCGGCCGATCGCCGACTACTTCCCGTCGGCCACCCACCAGATGCTCATCACCGAGCCGCTGCGGGTGACCAACACCGCCGACGTCTACGACATCGACGTGACCATGGACGGCGGCGGCGTGTCGGGCCAGGCGGGCGCCCTGCGCCTCGGCATCGCCCGGGCCTTGGTCGAGCTCGACCCCGAGCAGCGCACGGCGCTGAAGCGGGCGGGCTTCCTCACCCGCGACGCTCGGGAGAAGGAAAGCAAGAAGTACGGCCTCAAGAAGGCCCGCAAGGCGCCGCAGTACTCCAAGCGGTAG
- the rplM gene encoding 50S ribosomal protein L13, which produces MRTFSPKPTDIQRAWHVVDADGLVLGRLASEVARVLRGKHKPIFAPHVDTGDHVIVVNAANIVMTAGKAEKKIAYRHSGYPGGLRKQTYTQLLATKPEEAIRKAVKGMLPKGPLGRQMLKKLKVYAGPTHPHSAQGPQPLDLSAVAGRRAS; this is translated from the coding sequence GTGCGTACGTTCTCCCCGAAGCCCACTGACATCCAGCGCGCCTGGCACGTCGTCGATGCCGACGGCTTGGTGCTCGGGCGCCTGGCGTCCGAGGTGGCCCGCGTCCTGCGCGGAAAGCACAAGCCCATCTTCGCACCGCACGTCGACACCGGCGACCACGTGATCGTGGTCAACGCCGCCAACATCGTCATGACGGCGGGCAAGGCGGAGAAGAAGATCGCCTACCGCCACTCCGGCTACCCCGGCGGCCTGCGCAAGCAGACCTACACCCAGCTCCTCGCCACCAAGCCCGAAGAGGCGATCCGCAAGGCCGTCAAGGGCATGCTTCCCAAGGGCCCGCTCGGCCGCCAGATGCTGAAGAAGCTGAAGGTGTACGCCGGTCCCACCCATCCGCACTCCGCGCAGGGCCCGCAGCCGCTCGACCTGAGCGCCGTCGCTGGCCGCCGCGCCTCGTAA